From the Kitasatospora viridis genome, one window contains:
- a CDS encoding MFS transporter has product MSTAPQLDTPPARGTAPDPPGGSGRWWTLGIVSIATFMLMLDLTVVNVALPDLRTALHADFSALQWVLDAYALTLAAFLLTGGSLADRLGRKRVYLAGFAIFTAASLACGAAGGIAGLNIARGVQGAGAAVLFAVGPALIGQEFRGKDRGLAFGVFGGVSGLAIAFGPLIGGALTDGIGWRWIFLVNVPIGVLAMVLGALRIGESRDPAAHRVDWAGLLAFSGALTLLVLGFLRGEALGWGSPAIIGMFAGSAVLLAAFWLIERRLGEAAMLDLGLFRNLTFNGISAATLLANAAGMSAIFLQVSYMQNELGYSPLATGLRFLPLTLLLFVAAAVTGSLTVRVAPRLLVGTATALMAAGLFLVTLVHPGSGWTALLPSMAATGLGMGMFNPPRAALAIGVAEPAKAGMAAGIGETFQQVGIAIGIAGFGALFQQRVTDGFAASPAGSALGGGARAAGRTVAAGAGEQLSHSVPAALAGPVRAAARTAFVHGLTEVMTIGGAVAAVAALCGFLLVRRRDLHESALAGAEHA; this is encoded by the coding sequence ATGTCCACCGCTCCACAGCTCGACACCCCGCCCGCCCGGGGCACCGCACCCGACCCGCCCGGTGGCTCCGGCCGCTGGTGGACGCTCGGCATCGTGTCCATCGCGACGTTCATGCTGATGCTCGACCTGACGGTGGTGAACGTCGCGCTGCCCGACCTGCGGACCGCGCTGCACGCCGACTTCTCCGCCCTGCAGTGGGTGCTCGACGCCTACGCGCTGACCCTCGCCGCCTTCCTGCTCACCGGCGGCTCGCTGGCCGACCGGCTCGGCCGCAAGCGGGTCTACCTGGCCGGCTTTGCGATCTTCACCGCCGCCTCGCTCGCCTGCGGCGCGGCCGGCGGGATCGCCGGACTGAACATCGCGCGCGGGGTGCAGGGCGCGGGCGCCGCGGTGCTCTTCGCGGTCGGCCCGGCGCTGATCGGGCAGGAGTTCCGGGGCAAGGACCGCGGACTGGCGTTCGGCGTCTTCGGCGGCGTCTCCGGGCTGGCCATCGCCTTCGGCCCGCTGATCGGCGGCGCGCTCACCGACGGGATCGGCTGGCGCTGGATCTTCCTGGTCAACGTGCCGATCGGGGTGCTGGCGATGGTGCTCGGGGCGCTGCGGATCGGCGAGTCCCGCGACCCCGCCGCGCACCGGGTGGACTGGGCCGGCCTGCTCGCCTTCTCCGGCGCGCTCACCCTGCTGGTGCTGGGCTTCCTGCGAGGCGAGGCGCTCGGCTGGGGCAGCCCGGCGATCATCGGGATGTTCGCCGGCTCGGCGGTGCTGCTGGCCGCGTTCTGGCTGATCGAGCGCCGGCTCGGCGAGGCCGCGATGCTCGACCTCGGGCTGTTCCGCAACCTGACCTTCAACGGCATCTCGGCCGCCACCCTGCTGGCCAACGCGGCCGGCATGTCGGCGATCTTCCTCCAGGTCTCCTACATGCAGAACGAGCTCGGCTACTCCCCGCTCGCCACCGGCCTGCGGTTCCTGCCGCTGACCCTGCTGCTCTTCGTGGCCGCCGCGGTCACCGGCTCACTGACCGTCAGGGTGGCGCCGCGGCTGCTGGTCGGCACCGCCACCGCGCTGATGGCGGCCGGCCTCTTCCTGGTCACCCTGGTGCACCCGGGCAGCGGCTGGACGGCGCTGCTGCCGAGCATGGCGGCCACCGGACTCGGGATGGGCATGTTCAACCCGCCGCGGGCCGCACTGGCGATCGGCGTGGCCGAGCCGGCCAAGGCGGGCATGGCGGCCGGCATCGGCGAGACCTTCCAGCAGGTCGGGATCGCGATCGGGATCGCCGGGTTCGGCGCGCTCTTCCAGCAGCGGGTGACCGACGGCTTCGCGGCCTCCCCGGCGGGCAGCGCGCTGGGCGGCGGAGCCCGGGCGGCCGGGCGCACGGTGGCCGCCGGGGCCGGCGAGCAGCTCTCGCACTCGGTGCCCGCCGCGCTGGCCGGCCCGGTCCGGGCGGCGGCCCGGACGGCCTTCGTGCACGGGCTGACCGAGGTGATGACGATCGGCGGGGCGGTGGCCGCGGTGGCCGCGCTCTGCGGCTTCCTGCTGGTCCGCCGGCGCGACCTGCACGAGAGCGCGCTGGCCGGCGCCGAACACGCCTGA
- a CDS encoding ABC transporter: MTALTRYQLELLLRSQRWLPPFLGYAALVAILVQQGSPLLDGLGLGAALLVPVTAWYVRCTLTADPPQARAVLVAARGAARVQLASLLAALLAGTVLAVLGTGAIWWLSGPTTGVPNPKPPVPVAPVLLAGLLGALACVLTGLAIGALCHRPVLLRPGWGLLGVLGLSVPVLVASGSPANAAVRALVTGSRVARVEQPVVALLGALVLAGAVAAGSAWLAGRRTE, encoded by the coding sequence GTGACCGCGCTGACCCGGTACCAACTGGAGCTGCTGCTGCGCTCGCAGCGCTGGCTGCCGCCGTTCCTCGGCTACGCCGCGCTGGTGGCGATCCTCGTCCAGCAGGGCAGCCCGCTGCTGGACGGCCTGGGGCTGGGCGCGGCGCTGCTGGTGCCGGTGACGGCCTGGTACGTGCGCTGCACGCTGACCGCCGATCCTCCGCAGGCCCGCGCCGTCCTGGTGGCCGCCCGGGGTGCGGCCCGGGTGCAGCTGGCCTCGCTGCTGGCGGCGCTGCTGGCCGGCACCGTGCTGGCGGTGCTCGGCACGGGCGCGATCTGGTGGCTGAGCGGCCCGACCACCGGCGTGCCGAACCCGAAGCCCCCGGTGCCCGTGGCGCCGGTGCTGCTGGCCGGCCTGCTCGGCGCGCTGGCCTGCGTGCTCACCGGGCTGGCGATCGGCGCGCTCTGCCACCGGCCGGTGCTGCTGCGGCCCGGGTGGGGGCTGCTGGGCGTGCTCGGGCTCTCGGTGCCGGTGCTGGTGGCGTCCGGTTCGCCGGCCAACGCGGCGGTGCGGGCGCTGGTCACCGGGTCCCGGGTGGCCCGGGTGGAGCAGCCGGTGGTGGCGCTGCTGGGCGCGCTGGTGCTGGCCGGCGCGGTGGCGGCCGGTTCGGCCTGGCTGGCGGGGCGCCGCACCGAGTAG
- a CDS encoding ABC transporter ATP-binding protein yields the protein MGGLKLAGVGKQYRRGAPWVLRGADLDVPAGALVRIEGANGSGKSTLLKLVGGIEPPSRGRIELTGRRAYVPERFPPALPFDAGDYLRRLGRIHGLDARTAAARADEWLDRFGIADRAGTPLSRLSKGTCQKVAVAQALLAEADVLLLDEAWTGLDQDSRALLDQAAADRAAAGGTVLFVDHDLHRLAGLTTAAYRVQDGALTPAQPAAPVDPDRPPVRIRVAAPELPDRLPGDPKRAEPAPDGTVLLRVAAEHSDALLRRLLAADAHIVEVRGEDA from the coding sequence GTGGGCGGTTTGAAACTGGCCGGTGTCGGCAAGCAGTACCGGCGCGGCGCGCCCTGGGTGCTGCGCGGAGCCGACCTGGACGTGCCCGCCGGGGCGCTGGTGCGGATCGAGGGGGCCAACGGGAGCGGCAAGTCCACCCTGCTCAAGCTGGTCGGCGGGATCGAGCCGCCGAGCCGGGGCCGGATCGAGCTGACCGGGCGGCGGGCCTACGTGCCCGAGCGGTTCCCGCCCGCGCTGCCCTTCGACGCCGGCGACTACCTGCGCCGGCTCGGCCGGATCCACGGGCTGGACGCGCGCACCGCCGCCGCCCGGGCGGACGAGTGGCTGGACCGGTTCGGAATCGCCGACCGGGCCGGCACCCCGCTCAGCCGGCTCTCCAAGGGCACCTGCCAGAAGGTCGCGGTGGCCCAGGCGCTGCTCGCCGAGGCGGACGTGCTGCTGCTGGACGAGGCCTGGACCGGGCTCGACCAGGACTCCCGGGCGCTGCTCGACCAGGCCGCCGCCGACCGCGCGGCGGCGGGCGGCACCGTGCTCTTCGTGGACCACGATCTCCACCGCCTAGCCGGGCTGACCACCGCCGCCTACCGGGTCCAGGACGGCGCGCTGACGCCCGCTCAGCCGGCGGCCCCGGTCGACCCCGACCGCCCGCCGGTGCGGATCCGGGTCGCCGCGCCCGAGTTGCCGGACCGTCTGCCCGGCGACCCGAAGCGCGCCGAGCCCGCCCCCGACGGCACCGTGCTGCTCCGGGTGGCCGCCGAGCACTCGGACGCGCTGCTGCGTCGGCTGCTCGCCGCCGACGCCCACATCGTCGAGGTCAGGGGTGAGGACGCGTGA
- a CDS encoding aminoglycoside phosphotransferase family protein, with amino-acid sequence MSNPSNRTVTVLLTHGERELGVVGPFPVDRPRWHDVAPVNEHLAELLGVPTVVLRLLDVRGGGGGLGGEAVYHALALAEPVAPALRPFTPEESAMLAPHPLRADYATAAGVRAALDWAERELAAAGRPVTGPVAQVKTWNLAGLFRLPTADSAVWLKTGRRFAVDEAAVIALFGGVDPSLVPPVLAADPARRLLLLDHVPGEDCWGPSAEVVADVVPRLVRAQAALAASYPGGAPAGVPDRSPAVLAAAVKVLLEGPAAAELTAQELAQAHLMADQLPELVRELAECGLPDVVLHGDFHPGNWRSAGTEAVLVDFADACYGHPALDGLRPRDFCSAERWAQAAEAWCEAWRTVAPGSDPERALRLAAPLTHLGYAVRYQEFLDSIEPSEYRYHAGDPAAEIRSALAAFAAR; translated from the coding sequence GTGAGCAATCCCAGTAATCGTACGGTGACCGTCCTGCTGACCCACGGAGAGCGGGAGTTGGGGGTGGTCGGGCCGTTCCCGGTTGACCGGCCCCGGTGGCACGACGTGGCGCCGGTCAACGAGCACCTGGCCGAACTGCTCGGCGTCCCAACCGTGGTGCTGCGGCTGCTGGACGTGCGCGGCGGCGGGGGCGGGCTCGGTGGCGAGGCGGTCTACCACGCGCTGGCGCTGGCCGAGCCGGTCGCGCCCGCGCTGCGGCCCTTCACGCCCGAGGAGTCGGCGATGCTGGCCCCGCACCCGCTGCGGGCCGACTACGCCACCGCGGCCGGGGTGCGGGCGGCGCTGGACTGGGCGGAGCGCGAACTGGCCGCCGCCGGGCGGCCGGTGACCGGGCCGGTGGCGCAGGTGAAGACCTGGAACCTGGCCGGGCTGTTCCGGCTGCCCACCGCCGACAGCGCGGTCTGGCTGAAGACCGGGCGGCGGTTCGCGGTCGACGAGGCCGCGGTGATCGCCCTGTTCGGCGGGGTCGACCCGTCGCTCGTCCCGCCGGTGCTGGCCGCCGATCCGGCGCGCCGACTGCTGCTGCTCGACCACGTGCCCGGCGAGGACTGCTGGGGCCCGTCCGCCGAGGTGGTGGCGGACGTGGTGCCGCGGCTGGTCCGGGCCCAGGCCGCGCTGGCCGCCAGCTACCCGGGCGGGGCGCCCGCCGGGGTGCCGGACCGCTCCCCCGCCGTGCTGGCCGCAGCCGTCAAGGTGCTGCTGGAAGGCCCGGCGGCCGCCGAACTGACGGCGCAGGAGCTGGCCCAGGCCCACCTGATGGCCGATCAACTGCCGGAGCTGGTGCGGGAGCTGGCGGAGTGCGGGCTGCCGGACGTGGTGCTGCACGGGGACTTCCACCCCGGCAACTGGCGCTCGGCCGGCACGGAGGCGGTGCTGGTGGACTTCGCCGACGCCTGCTACGGGCACCCGGCGCTGGACGGACTGCGGCCGCGCGACTTCTGCTCGGCCGAGCGCTGGGCGCAGGCGGCCGAGGCCTGGTGCGAGGCCTGGCGCACCGTCGCCCCGGGCAGCGACCCGGAGCGGGCCCTGCGGCTGGCCGCGCCGCTCACCCACCTCGGCTACGCGGTCCGCTACCAGGAGTTCCTGGACTCCATCGAGCCCTCCGAGTACCGCTACCACGCGGGCGACCCGGCGGCCGAGATCCGCTCCGCCCTGGCGGCCTTCGCGGCCCGCTGA
- a CDS encoding DUF6197 family protein, whose product MPSILLPSPAPLTLTVDASGLVAEIEAYLAALPRPAAQPVPYVCPPHISPLGSVRQAWFAGHPVPHRTLLDRIAHRPARPVRVSAAEHLELTSRYLTGAGWLQGAMWDAAGRVCLLGAQAAVLAHGYGVPATVRTARVQVMEVLHATGRPVHSPDEYNDRPTTRQADVHRLLEQAALRARRLGL is encoded by the coding sequence GTGCCGTCCATCCTGCTCCCGTCGCCCGCCCCGCTCACCCTCACCGTCGACGCCTCCGGCCTGGTCGCCGAGATCGAGGCCTACCTCGCCGCGCTGCCCCGGCCGGCGGCCCAACCCGTTCCGTACGTCTGCCCGCCCCACATCTCCCCGCTGGGCAGCGTCCGGCAGGCCTGGTTCGCCGGGCACCCGGTGCCGCACCGCACGCTGCTGGACCGGATCGCCCACCGCCCGGCCCGGCCGGTCCGGGTCAGCGCCGCCGAGCACCTGGAGCTGACCTCCCGTTACCTGACCGGCGCCGGCTGGCTGCAGGGCGCGATGTGGGACGCGGCGGGCCGGGTCTGCCTGCTCGGCGCCCAGGCCGCGGTGCTGGCGCACGGCTACGGCGTCCCGGCGACGGTGCGCACCGCGCGGGTCCAGGTGATGGAGGTGCTGCACGCCACCGGACGCCCCGTCCACTCGCCGGACGAGTACAACGACCGCCCCACCACCCGTCAGGCCGACGTGCACCGCCTGCTGGAGCAGGCCGCCCTGCGCGCCCGCCGGCTCGGACTCTGA
- a CDS encoding PD40 domain-containing protein produces MAVRRRRGTTASLALTAALGVGAALLLSACGPDEVPAAGSTTASPAASAPAAGKPTGTAKPAPAPTGKGSAAPTAAPLPAHGTGVPHLTVSNGTELVALADSTVDFHTAVRDLSWSPDGTRAVFIDGKGDLVTSKPDGTDQQVRATNPGGQTWSHPTWESAKPSQAADVNHEYLTFTVDAGGSTQLYEVPTTGAPAAPTPLPIGDSEPDSPKLPTTGNTWANAAGTQGSMTYANTADGKVYVRDDYLRLNTYSVGAGSEPAVSPQGGEVVFVRSVGGHDHLFLDKFDQQTPQIQDLTPNATTDYTEPAWSPDGKELAVRTPDGVVSLPADGSLQPHPVATHPIGLPAYRA; encoded by the coding sequence ATGGCCGTTCGTCGCCGCCGCGGCACCACTGCGTCCCTCGCCCTGACCGCCGCACTGGGCGTCGGCGCGGCCCTGCTGCTCTCGGCCTGCGGCCCGGACGAGGTCCCGGCCGCCGGCTCGACGACGGCCTCCCCGGCCGCCTCGGCGCCCGCCGCCGGCAAGCCGACCGGCACCGCCAAGCCCGCACCGGCCCCGACCGGCAAGGGCTCCGCCGCACCGACCGCCGCACCGCTCCCGGCGCACGGCACCGGGGTGCCGCACCTGACGGTCAGCAACGGCACCGAGCTGGTCGCACTGGCCGACTCGACGGTGGACTTCCACACCGCGGTCCGCGACCTCTCCTGGTCCCCGGACGGCACCCGCGCCGTCTTCATCGACGGCAAGGGCGACCTGGTGACCAGCAAGCCGGACGGCACCGACCAGCAGGTCCGGGCCACCAACCCCGGCGGCCAGACCTGGTCGCACCCGACCTGGGAGTCGGCCAAGCCCTCCCAGGCGGCCGACGTCAACCACGAGTACCTCACCTTCACCGTCGACGCGGGCGGCAGCACCCAGCTCTACGAGGTGCCGACCACCGGCGCGCCCGCCGCGCCCACGCCGCTGCCGATCGGCGACTCCGAGCCGGACTCCCCCAAGCTGCCGACCACCGGCAACACCTGGGCGAACGCGGCCGGCACCCAGGGCTCCATGACCTACGCCAACACCGCCGACGGCAAGGTCTACGTCCGCGACGACTACCTGCGGCTGAACACCTACTCGGTGGGCGCCGGCTCCGAGCCCGCGGTCTCGCCGCAGGGCGGCGAGGTGGTCTTCGTCCGCTCGGTCGGCGGCCACGACCACCTCTTCCTGGACAAGTTCGACCAGCAGACGCCGCAGATCCAGGACCTCACCCCGAACGCCACCACCGACTACACCGAGCCCGCCTGGTCCCCGGACGGCAAGGAGCTGGCCGTCCGCACCCCGGACGGCGTGGTCTCGCTGCCCGCGGACGGCTCGCTCCAGCCGCACCCGGTCGCCACCCACCCGATCGGCCTCCCGGCCTACCGGGCCTGA
- a CDS encoding SDR family NAD(P)-dependent oxidoreductase encodes MGELTGKVALVTGGSRGIGAAVAKRLAGAGAAVALTYVSAAGQAEAVAKEIEAAGGRALVVRADLTEPGAAAEAVETTVRELGGLDILVNNAGFLTYGPLDGITAEELDRVLAVDVRSVLLAAQAAARHMTAGGRIISIGSCFNGRVPGANFVLQATAKSALVGLTKGLARELGPRGITATIVDPGPIDTDMNPADGESAEFQRSLTALGEFGTAEDIAAAVEYLAGPAGRYVTGTSIAVDGGYTV; translated from the coding sequence ATGGGTGAGCTGACCGGCAAGGTGGCGCTGGTGACGGGTGGCAGCCGTGGGATCGGGGCGGCGGTGGCGAAGCGGCTGGCCGGGGCGGGTGCGGCGGTGGCCCTGACGTACGTGAGCGCGGCCGGGCAGGCGGAGGCGGTGGCGAAGGAGATCGAGGCGGCAGGCGGCCGGGCCCTGGTGGTCCGGGCCGATCTGACCGAGCCGGGCGCCGCGGCCGAGGCGGTGGAGACGACGGTCCGCGAACTGGGCGGGCTGGACATCCTGGTGAACAACGCCGGCTTCCTCACCTACGGTCCGCTGGACGGGATCACCGCCGAGGAGCTGGACCGGGTGCTCGCGGTGGACGTCCGCTCGGTGCTGCTGGCCGCGCAGGCCGCCGCCCGGCACATGACCGCAGGGGGCAGGATCATCAGCATCGGCTCGTGCTTCAACGGCCGGGTGCCCGGCGCGAACTTCGTCCTCCAGGCCACCGCCAAGTCGGCCCTGGTCGGGCTGACCAAGGGCCTGGCCCGCGAGCTCGGTCCGCGCGGGATCACCGCGACCATCGTGGACCCGGGCCCGATCGACACCGACATGAACCCGGCCGACGGCGAGAGCGCCGAGTTCCAGCGCTCGCTCACCGCCCTGGGCGAGTTCGGCACCGCGGAGGACATCGCCGCCGCCGTCGAGTACCTGGCCGGCCCGGCCGGCCGGTACGTCACCGGCACCAGCATCGCGGTGGACGGCGGCTACACCGTCTGA
- a CDS encoding ArnT family glycosyltransferase gives MTYHAQATEVAQSGTGPTGSASAVPGGGGRFRWQVWRSPGDQPAWARPLLLVIAAFATALYSWNITTSGYALFYSNSVRSMGVSWKAWLFGAMDPGATITLDKIPGAFAVQALSVRLFGFHQWSVTLPQVIEGVVAVLVLYRVVRRWAGPAAGLVAAALFTLTPVVASMFAHSMEDGALTCCLVLAADRCQVAVASGRLRPLLWAAFWVGVGFQMKMVQAWMVLPALALAYLLVAPGPVRRRLWHTAVAGVVCLAVSVSWVAMMELVPAGDRPYVDGSTNNSAVAMVFGYNALDRFGVQLPGAVHSMFGTPGGSGGGDGPTAGRPPGGGPGAPAAGPRPGGPVVAYGPPVGGGPRWLKLFEGRFAPQIGWLLPFALFAAVLGLYRTRRADRTDPARGGFVLWGTWLLVVGLVFSDMDAIPHTAYMSTLAPAIAALCGAGAVLLWRAHRDGGRAGWLLPAVVAGQAAWTWHLWSGSADFAPWLRWTGLLAAVAAVLVLVPARLGGRGRARLATIGALVGLASTAVGATAWSASVFDQRDAGSAFDAAAGPQAGMFMGMGPTKGKAPAGPPAGAEGPGRPGGNGEAGGGAKAGGGTGGTTDHLTPDQQKLWSYVEAHRDGAEYPLATVGWMAAQPFILATGQKVLPMGGFSGQVPQPALGAFTDLVRQGRVHYVLTGGGMGMMPSGGGDDGVAAWTKDHCTAVAATQYGGPAIAAPSGSGGTLYRCDPAEAG, from the coding sequence ATGACGTACCACGCGCAGGCCACCGAGGTGGCCCAGTCCGGCACGGGGCCCACGGGGTCCGCGTCCGCGGTGCCCGGCGGGGGCGGGCGGTTCCGGTGGCAGGTGTGGCGCTCGCCCGGCGACCAGCCGGCGTGGGCCCGGCCGCTGCTGCTGGTGATCGCCGCCTTCGCCACCGCGCTCTACTCCTGGAACATCACCACGTCCGGCTACGCCCTGTTCTACAGCAACAGCGTGCGCAGCATGGGCGTCAGCTGGAAGGCGTGGCTGTTCGGGGCGATGGACCCCGGGGCCACCATCACCCTGGACAAGATCCCCGGCGCCTTCGCCGTCCAGGCGCTCTCGGTGCGGCTCTTCGGCTTCCACCAGTGGTCGGTGACGCTGCCCCAGGTGATCGAGGGCGTGGTGGCCGTCCTGGTGCTCTACCGGGTGGTCCGCCGCTGGGCCGGTCCGGCCGCCGGGCTGGTCGCCGCCGCGCTGTTCACCCTGACCCCGGTGGTCGCCTCGATGTTCGCGCACTCGATGGAGGACGGGGCGCTGACCTGCTGCCTGGTGCTGGCCGCCGACCGGTGCCAGGTCGCGGTCGCCTCCGGGCGGCTGCGGCCGCTGCTGTGGGCCGCGTTCTGGGTCGGGGTCGGCTTCCAGATGAAGATGGTGCAGGCCTGGATGGTGCTGCCGGCCCTCGCGCTCGCCTACCTGCTGGTCGCGCCCGGGCCGGTGCGGCGGCGGCTGTGGCACACGGCGGTGGCCGGGGTGGTCTGCCTCGCGGTGTCGGTGTCCTGGGTCGCCATGATGGAGCTCGTGCCGGCGGGCGACCGGCCGTACGTGGACGGGTCCACCAACAACAGCGCGGTGGCGATGGTGTTCGGCTACAACGCGCTGGACCGGTTCGGCGTGCAGTTGCCGGGCGCGGTGCACAGCATGTTCGGCACCCCGGGCGGGAGCGGGGGCGGTGACGGGCCCACCGCCGGGCGCCCGCCGGGCGGCGGGCCCGGCGCCCCCGCCGCCGGCCCCCGGCCCGGCGGCCCCGTCGTGGCGTACGGCCCGCCCGTCGGCGGCGGCCCGCGCTGGCTGAAGCTCTTCGAGGGCCGGTTCGCCCCGCAGATCGGCTGGCTGCTGCCGTTCGCCCTGTTCGCGGCCGTGCTCGGCCTCTACCGGACCCGGCGGGCCGACCGCACCGACCCGGCACGCGGCGGCTTCGTCCTCTGGGGCACCTGGCTGCTGGTCGTCGGACTGGTCTTCAGCGACATGGACGCCATCCCGCACACCGCCTACATGTCCACCCTGGCCCCGGCGATCGCCGCACTCTGCGGCGCCGGCGCCGTACTGCTGTGGCGCGCCCACCGGGACGGCGGCCGGGCGGGCTGGCTGCTGCCCGCCGTGGTGGCCGGGCAGGCGGCCTGGACCTGGCACCTGTGGTCCGGCTCCGCCGACTTCGCCCCCTGGCTGCGCTGGACCGGCCTGCTCGCCGCGGTGGCCGCCGTACTGGTGCTGGTGCCCGCCCGGCTCGGCGGGCGCGGCCGGGCCCGGCTGGCGACGATCGGCGCGCTGGTCGGCCTGGCCAGCACGGCCGTCGGCGCCACCGCCTGGTCCGCCTCGGTGTTCGACCAGCGGGACGCGGGCAGCGCCTTCGACGCGGCGGCCGGCCCGCAGGCCGGGATGTTCATGGGCATGGGCCCGACGAAGGGGAAGGCTCCGGCCGGCCCCCCGGCGGGCGCCGAAGGCCCTGGCCGTCCCGGCGGCAACGGCGAGGCGGGCGGCGGCGCCAAGGCCGGCGGCGGGACCGGCGGCACCACCGACCACCTCACCCCTGACCAGCAGAAGCTCTGGAGCTACGTCGAGGCGCACCGGGACGGCGCCGAGTACCCGCTGGCCACCGTCGGCTGGATGGCCGCCCAGCCCTTCATCCTGGCGACCGGTCAGAAGGTGCTGCCGATGGGCGGGTTCTCCGGCCAGGTGCCGCAGCCCGCGCTCGGCGCCTTCACCGACCTGGTCCGCCAGGGCCGGGTGCACTACGTGCTGACCGGCGGCGGGATGGGCATGATGCCCAGCGGTGGCGGCGACGACGGGGTCGCCGCCTGGACGAAGGACCACTGCACCGCGGTGGCCGCCACGCAGTACGGCGGTCCGGCGATCGCCGCGCCCAGCGGCTCCGGCGGCACGCTCTACCGCTGCGACCCCGCCGAGGCCGGATGA
- a CDS encoding response regulator transcription factor, whose translation MVGTHAPTGGHRLLVVEDEPAIRTLLESALRLAGHTVSSTGTGLSALVEIERSTPALVLMDVMLPDVDGFEVTRRLRAGGDFTPVLFLTARTGLGDRIAGLRVGGDDYVSKPFSIEEVLLRIEAILRRGSGTPAAAAPVPEVLRYADLELDPEAHEVHRAGRYVPLSPTEFKLLGYLMANAGRVVSKAQILDHVWRYDFSGDDRIVLTYVKYLRRKIDCFQPPLIQTIRGVGYSLRLPREQPGPDPTHPDPTYPEPGAEPTGSEQPC comes from the coding sequence ATGGTGGGCACCCACGCACCGACCGGCGGCCACCGCCTCCTGGTGGTCGAGGACGAGCCGGCGATCCGGACCCTGCTGGAGTCCGCGCTGCGGCTGGCCGGACACACCGTCAGCAGCACCGGCACCGGCCTGTCGGCCCTGGTGGAGATCGAACGCTCCACCCCCGCCCTGGTCCTGATGGACGTGATGCTGCCGGACGTGGACGGCTTCGAGGTCACCCGCCGGCTGCGCGCGGGCGGGGACTTCACCCCCGTGCTCTTCCTCACCGCCCGCACCGGCCTGGGCGACCGGATCGCCGGCCTGCGGGTCGGCGGGGACGACTACGTCAGCAAGCCGTTCAGCATCGAGGAGGTGCTGCTGCGGATCGAGGCGATCCTGCGCCGCGGCTCGGGCACCCCGGCGGCCGCCGCACCCGTGCCGGAGGTGCTGCGCTACGCCGACCTGGAACTCGACCCCGAGGCCCACGAGGTGCACCGGGCCGGCCGGTACGTCCCGCTCTCGCCCACCGAGTTCAAGCTGCTCGGCTACCTGATGGCGAACGCCGGGCGGGTGGTGAGCAAGGCCCAGATCCTGGACCACGTCTGGCGCTACGACTTCTCCGGCGACGACCGGATAGTCCTCACCTACGTGAAGTACCTGCGCCGCAAGATCGACTGCTTCCAGCCGCCACTGATCCAGACGATCCGGGGCGTCGGCTACAGCCTGCGGCTGCCCCGCGAACAACCGGGCCCGGACCCCACCCACCCGGACCCCACCTATCCGGAGCCCGGCGCCGAGCCGACCGGATCGGAGCAGCCGTGCTGA